The following proteins are encoded in a genomic region of Mesoplodon densirostris isolate mMesDen1 chromosome 12, mMesDen1 primary haplotype, whole genome shotgun sequence:
- the LOC132499839 gene encoding coiled-coil domain-containing protein 167-like, whose protein sequence is MFTADAGNDVGNKGHRSCFITLFIFQHSRSTLVKSLGQEVLSVASGQKKAVGQPHGAELSSEARRSLEKEKSSLMNKASKYEKELQLLRQENRKNMLLSVAISLLLTLIYAYWTL, encoded by the exons ATGTTTACTGCAGACGCCGGGAATGATGTGGGCAACAAGGGACACAGATCCTGCTTCATTACTCTCTTCATCTTCCAGCATTCAAGGTCAACTCTTGTTAAAAGC CTGGGGCAAGAGGTATTATCTGTGGCCAGTGGACAGAAGAAAGCCGTCGGTCAACCTCATGGGGCAGAGCTGAGCTCagaggccaggaggtctctggagaaggagaaaagcagCCTGATGAACAAAGCCTCCAAATATGAGAAGGAGCTGCAGTTGCTTCGGCAGGAGAACCGGAAGAACATGCTGCTGTCTGTGGCCATCTCCCTCCTTCTGACCCTCATCTACGCCTACTGGACCCTGTGA